Proteins encoded by one window of Chrysemys picta bellii isolate R12L10 chromosome 10, ASM1138683v2, whole genome shotgun sequence:
- the TERB2 gene encoding telomere repeats-binding bouquet formation protein 2 isoform X1: MFQGRSAWFSQSVSRELRDLWVAEGGVISTHHGADYLFSSDASHPDTQRIHQSLDYIEGKATIFHSCYLSANASASSEMKQTVALGHFILPPACVQEEIRRKLGSFIWEQMNDSLMEQLDELTPVEIKTSIKEDEQRIKGKKDLDGSGKEKRVSKTPVGGKLKYCPLQDYPVNNMVTGYVSSSEMKKYLGELHDFIPGTSGYSVYWIKNEMDIFCDVKNKLKRKL, from the exons ATGTTCCAGGGCCGCAGCGCCTGGTTCTCGCAGAGCGTCAGCCGGGAGCTCCGCGAtttgtggg TGGCTGAAGGAGGAGTGATTTCAACTCATCATGgtgctgattacctgttcagcAGTGATGCTTCACACCCTGATACACAGAG aATACACCAGAGCCTAGATTATATAGAGGGTAAAGCTACAATTTTTCATTCTTGTTATCTCTCTGCAAATGCAAGTGCCAGCTCTGAAATGAAACAGACAGTGGCTTTGGGTCACTTCATCCTTCCCCCTGCCTGTGTACAAGAAG AAATTAGAAGAAAACTTGGTAGTTTTATATGGGAGCAGATGAATGATTCCCTGATGGAACAG CTTGATGAATTAACACCAGTTGAAATAAAGACTAGCATAAAAGAGGATGAGCAAAGAATAAAGGGCAAAAAAGACCTGGATGGAAG CGGTAAAGAAAAAAGAGTATCAAAAACACCAGTGGGAGGGAAACTGAAATACTGTCCACTTCAGGATTATCCAGTGAACAATATGGTGACAG GTTATGTCTCTTCTAGTGAGATGAAGAAATACCTTGGGGAACTACATGACTTCATTCCTGGCACTTCAGGCTACTCGGTATATTGGATTAAAAATGAGATGGACATTTTCTGTGAtgtgaaaaataaattgaaaagaaaactataa
- the TERB2 gene encoding telomere repeats-binding bouquet formation protein 2 isoform X3 has protein sequence MFQGRSAWFSQSVSRELRDLWVAEGGVISTHHGADYLFSSDASHPDTQRIHQSLDYIEEIRRKLGSFIWEQMNDSLMEQLDELTPVEIKTSIKEDEQRIKGKKDLDGSGKEKRVSKTPVGGKLKYCPLQDYPVNNMVTGYVSSSEMKKYLGELHDFIPGTSGYSVYWIKNEMDIFCDVKNKLKRKL, from the exons ATGTTCCAGGGCCGCAGCGCCTGGTTCTCGCAGAGCGTCAGCCGGGAGCTCCGCGAtttgtggg TGGCTGAAGGAGGAGTGATTTCAACTCATCATGgtgctgattacctgttcagcAGTGATGCTTCACACCCTGATACACAGAG aATACACCAGAGCCTAGATTATATAGAGG AAATTAGAAGAAAACTTGGTAGTTTTATATGGGAGCAGATGAATGATTCCCTGATGGAACAG CTTGATGAATTAACACCAGTTGAAATAAAGACTAGCATAAAAGAGGATGAGCAAAGAATAAAGGGCAAAAAAGACCTGGATGGAAG CGGTAAAGAAAAAAGAGTATCAAAAACACCAGTGGGAGGGAAACTGAAATACTGTCCACTTCAGGATTATCCAGTGAACAATATGGTGACAG GTTATGTCTCTTCTAGTGAGATGAAGAAATACCTTGGGGAACTACATGACTTCATTCCTGGCACTTCAGGCTACTCGGTATATTGGATTAAAAATGAGATGGACATTTTCTGTGAtgtgaaaaataaattgaaaagaaaactataa
- the TERB2 gene encoding telomere repeats-binding bouquet formation protein 2 isoform X2, which produces MVLITCSAVMLHTLIHRGTLCRFDSCSCLAVFLSVRIHQSLDYIEGKATIFHSCYLSANASASSEMKQTVALGHFILPPACVQEEIRRKLGSFIWEQMNDSLMEQLDELTPVEIKTSIKEDEQRIKGKKDLDGSGKEKRVSKTPVGGKLKYCPLQDYPVNNMVTGYVSSSEMKKYLGELHDFIPGTSGYSVYWIKNEMDIFCDVKNKLKRKL; this is translated from the exons ATGgtgctgattacctgttcagcAGTGATGCTTCACACCCTGATACACAGAGGTACACTTTGTAGGTTTGACTCttgtagctgtttggctgtgttCTTATCTGTAAG aATACACCAGAGCCTAGATTATATAGAGGGTAAAGCTACAATTTTTCATTCTTGTTATCTCTCTGCAAATGCAAGTGCCAGCTCTGAAATGAAACAGACAGTGGCTTTGGGTCACTTCATCCTTCCCCCTGCCTGTGTACAAGAAG AAATTAGAAGAAAACTTGGTAGTTTTATATGGGAGCAGATGAATGATTCCCTGATGGAACAG CTTGATGAATTAACACCAGTTGAAATAAAGACTAGCATAAAAGAGGATGAGCAAAGAATAAAGGGCAAAAAAGACCTGGATGGAAG CGGTAAAGAAAAAAGAGTATCAAAAACACCAGTGGGAGGGAAACTGAAATACTGTCCACTTCAGGATTATCCAGTGAACAATATGGTGACAG GTTATGTCTCTTCTAGTGAGATGAAGAAATACCTTGGGGAACTACATGACTTCATTCCTGGCACTTCAGGCTACTCGGTATATTGGATTAAAAATGAGATGGACATTTTCTGTGAtgtgaaaaataaattgaaaagaaaactataa